The nucleotide window GCCGATACGCCGACGATCGGTTCGTGTGAGGCGAGCGTCCCGCTGGTCAGGACCACCCGATCGCTCCTGCTGCTCCGCGGCTCACTTTGCTCCACGGCTCCGTTCCGAGGTCGCTCGCTGGGCTCCGCGGTTCGCTGTGCTCCACGGCTCCGTTCCGAGGTCGTTCGCTCCACCCACGACCTCGCTACCGCTCGCCGTTTCGCTACGAGGTTGCTCCCGGTGGTCGCAACCTCGCTTCGCTCACCGCTCCGCTTCGAGATTCCTCGCTGACGCTCGGAATCTCGCCTACGGCGAAAGCCGTTGCCTGTCTCGCGGGAAGAGCACGGCTTCACGGATGTTGTCCAGGTCGAGCATCGTCATCACCAACCGCTCCGCACCCAGCCCCCACCCGGCGTGGGGCGGCATGCCGTACCGGAACATCTGGGTGTAGTAGTCGAACGCCTCGGGATCGAGGCCCTGCTGCTCGAACCCCTCGACGAGATGGTCGAAGCGGTGTTCACGCTGCCCGCCGGAGACCAACTCGAGGCGGGGGTGCATCATGTCGAAGCCCGTCGAGACCGTCGCGTCGTCGTCGCGATCCTTGATGTAGAAGGGCTTGATCTCGCTGGGCCAGTCGGTGATGAAGTAGTGCTCGCCCACGTCCTCGCCCAGCGCCTCCTCGGCGGGCGTCGAGAGGTCGTCGCCCCATTCGAGTGTCTCGTCGACTGCGCCGGTGGCGTTGATCCGATCGAGGGCCTCCTCGTAGGTGATCCGTGGGAAGCCCGCCTCTGGCACCGTGAAGTCCTCGGCCAGTCCGAGCGTTTCGAGTTCCGCTTCGCAGGTCTCCGCGACGGCCTCGTAGGCCCCGCGGACGATGGTCTCGCAGGCGTCCATCGCGTCGCTGGCGTCGGCAAACGCCGACTCGAAGTCGATCGAGGTCGCCTCGTTGAGGTGGCGGGGCGTGTTGTGCTCCTCGGCGCGGAAGATCGGGCCGATCTCGAAGACCCGTTCGAGCCCAGACCCGATCATGAGCTGTTTGAACAGCTGTGGGCTCTGATTCATGTAGGCTTCCTGGGCGAAGTAGCTCACGGGGAACAGTTCGGTCCCGCCCTCGGTGCCGGTCGCGACGATCTTCGGGGTCGTGATCTCCGTGCAGTCGAGATCGCGGAAACTCGCGCGGACGCCCGCGAGTGCCGCCGAGCGGATCTCGAAGACCGCCTTCACGGCGGGCTTGCGCACGTCGAGCGTGCGGTTGTCCAGCCGCGTATCGAGGCCGGCGTCGACTTTCCCCGAGGGGTCCAGCGGGAGTTCGGGGTCGGCCGCGGCGACGACCTCGATCGACTCGGGGACGACCTCGACGCCCGTGGGCGCGCGCTCCTCGTCTTCGACGGCGCCCGAGACCTGCAAGACGCTCTCGCGGTGGGCGTCGAGGCCGGTCTCCACCATCGCGTCGTCCATCTCGTCTTTTTCGAGTTTGACCTGGATCTTCCCGCTGCGATCCCGGAGGATCAGAAAGGCGATCCCGCCGAGATCGCGGGTCTCGTGGAGCCAGCCCGCGATCGTCGCGGACTCGCCCGGCTGTGCGTCGGTGGCGAGGGTTCGGTCGTCCATACTACTGCTGGCGGGCCCGGTGGTTGAAAGCCCACGGGTTTCGAATCGAACGACCCAGAGCATAGATCCAAAAGGCCCGGGCCAGAATGCCCGGTATGAATGCCGCGGTCGGGTCACGCCGCCTCACCGTTCGCATGCTCGCCACGCTGGTCGCCCTCGTCGTGCTGACGGGCACGTTGGCGGTGGGGATCTGGGCGATGGCGTGGGCGCTGTGTCGCGCCATGGAAATCCGTCCGCCCGCGCTCTGGGCGACCGTCGTGACGGCACTCGTCTTCGTGACGGTCGCCACCCTCGATTACCGTCGCGACCGCGAACAGGGCGCTGAACGCACGCCGGTCGAGCCCGGCGATCGCGTCCACCGCATCGCGACGCGGATCGCCCGGCAGTTCGATCTTCCGGTGCCGAGACTCGTGATCGCCGAACGGCCTGCGCCGGTGGCGATGGCGGTCGGCCACCGATCCGGCGATCCCGAACTCGTCGTCTCCCGGGGGACGCTCGACGCACTGGACGACGACGAACTCGAAGCCGTGATCGCCCACGAATTCGCGCACCTCGCGAATCGCGACGCGTGGGTCATGCGCGTCGCTGCGACCCCGGTGATGATTGCCGACGGCATCACCGATCGACTCCGCGTGCACTCGCCCCGCGATCTCATAACCGGGGTGATGAAACTGTTCGCGCTCACGACCGAGTGGTCCGGCCGGATCGTCGTCGCGATCTTCGGCCGCGAGCGCGAACGCGCGGCCGACCGGGCTGCCGCGCGCGTGACTGGGTC belongs to Halococcoides cellulosivorans and includes:
- the aspS gene encoding aspartate--tRNA(Asn) ligase gives rise to the protein MDDRTLATDAQPGESATIAGWLHETRDLGGIAFLILRDRSGKIQVKLEKDEMDDAMVETGLDAHRESVLQVSGAVEDEERAPTGVEVVPESIEVVAAADPELPLDPSGKVDAGLDTRLDNRTLDVRKPAVKAVFEIRSAALAGVRASFRDLDCTEITTPKIVATGTEGGTELFPVSYFAQEAYMNQSPQLFKQLMIGSGLERVFEIGPIFRAEEHNTPRHLNEATSIDFESAFADASDAMDACETIVRGAYEAVAETCEAELETLGLAEDFTVPEAGFPRITYEEALDRINATGAVDETLEWGDDLSTPAEEALGEDVGEHYFITDWPSEIKPFYIKDRDDDATVSTGFDMMHPRLELVSGGQREHRFDHLVEGFEQQGLDPEAFDYYTQMFRYGMPPHAGWGLGAERLVMTMLDLDNIREAVLFPRDRQRLSP
- a CDS encoding M48 family metalloprotease; this translates as MNAAVGSRRLTVRMLATLVALVVLTGTLAVGIWAMAWALCRAMEIRPPALWATVVTALVFVTVATLDYRRDREQGAERTPVEPGDRVHRIATRIARQFDLPVPRLVIAERPAPVAMAVGHRSGDPELVVSRGTLDALDDDELEAVIAHEFAHLANRDAWVMRVAATPVMIADGITDRLRVHSPRDLITGVMKLFALTTEWSGRIVVAIFGRERERAADRAAARVTGSPAALASALATLDASVAETPDRDLRSVAGESTMSIVALDDPTEPLMLGPDGERRPVLWPVRKRFRVWTRSHPPTAERIERLQAMAADQS